Proteins encoded together in one Rubripirellula reticaptiva window:
- the xrtU gene encoding exosortase U translates to MTENSPMADASPRLDATTIRPAVWGLVALTLLAFAPLWWTYFTWTWRDGHYQYFPLLILMIGVLAKMRWPAAVEAATWPRTSVLMTGAGVIVVLVLAAHLLNSPWVGIVATALASCVLTYGLVGSGGLWVMAPVLALWLLAIPLPMNYDDTLIFKMQFFASQLASLLLDGAGIRHLREGVVLITEKSQYMTEEACSGVRSLFSSLAVVAVYAVVSHHRLVRTCFNLVQTVFWVLIGNAIRVAACVVLADNVSPWYASGAGHEMLSMVVFAFILGMVASTDQIVGVFCQRQLGIAWFDEGDDEIHVEDGGEMVARSGLRLPSLRRPEVMGSDGEMKESRAERLARARGFHGTDSMGDDGLEQAGGLLGGLSRKALIAIGALLLPIIGLGWFAAMRDPDQGIVSMDQMPRLAASTETDLPADLAGWSRSGFQHVERVKNGLQAPDSYTWGFQRDGVRAVLSVDCPWAEWHNLNVCYVNVGWVTSPDYFVESPTDVPFNNLSFSELTMSKRDGSSGYVMFTVVDRNRSEMRDLDWRESLLQPVQAVEILVDSVSRRFGFGGPILPNLPGSTIQLYSDRSGSYTDEQIASLQALFFAARKELLDGPRWAGAAR, encoded by the coding sequence ATGACTGAAAACTCACCAATGGCCGACGCTTCACCTCGGCTGGACGCGACGACGATTAGACCGGCGGTTTGGGGATTGGTTGCTTTGACCTTGCTGGCGTTTGCGCCGCTGTGGTGGACGTATTTCACCTGGACCTGGCGGGATGGGCATTACCAGTACTTTCCGCTGTTGATTTTGATGATTGGCGTGCTGGCCAAGATGCGCTGGCCGGCGGCGGTCGAAGCCGCCACGTGGCCTCGGACATCCGTCTTGATGACCGGGGCCGGGGTGATTGTGGTGCTGGTGTTAGCGGCCCATTTGCTGAACAGTCCTTGGGTCGGCATCGTGGCGACGGCGCTGGCATCGTGCGTACTTACGTACGGACTTGTCGGTTCGGGCGGATTGTGGGTGATGGCCCCGGTGTTGGCGCTGTGGTTGCTGGCAATTCCCTTGCCGATGAACTACGACGACACGCTGATCTTCAAGATGCAGTTCTTCGCGAGTCAGCTTGCCAGTTTGCTATTGGATGGTGCCGGGATTCGTCACCTTCGCGAAGGCGTCGTGTTGATTACCGAAAAGTCGCAGTACATGACCGAGGAAGCATGCAGCGGCGTGCGATCGTTGTTTTCGTCACTGGCGGTGGTGGCGGTCTATGCGGTGGTTTCCCATCACCGGCTGGTTCGCACGTGTTTCAATTTAGTTCAGACCGTGTTTTGGGTCTTGATTGGTAATGCCATCCGCGTGGCTGCCTGTGTGGTGCTGGCCGATAATGTCAGTCCTTGGTACGCCAGCGGTGCCGGACACGAGATGTTATCGATGGTCGTGTTCGCGTTCATCTTGGGGATGGTGGCCAGCACCGATCAAATCGTCGGCGTGTTCTGTCAGCGTCAGCTGGGCATAGCCTGGTTCGATGAAGGGGATGATGAAATCCACGTCGAAGACGGGGGTGAAATGGTTGCACGATCGGGATTGCGATTGCCGTCGCTGCGGCGTCCTGAAGTGATGGGATCCGATGGCGAGATGAAAGAGTCACGTGCCGAGCGACTCGCCCGCGCCCGAGGGTTTCATGGCACGGACTCGATGGGCGACGACGGCTTGGAGCAGGCCGGTGGATTGCTGGGGGGGCTTTCACGCAAGGCTCTGATAGCCATTGGCGCACTCCTGCTGCCGATCATTGGGCTGGGGTGGTTCGCAGCGATGCGCGATCCCGATCAAGGGATTGTCTCGATGGATCAAATGCCGCGGTTGGCGGCGTCAACTGAAACCGATTTGCCCGCCGATTTAGCGGGATGGTCTCGTTCAGGTTTTCAGCATGTTGAACGCGTGAAGAATGGTCTGCAGGCTCCGGATTCGTACACCTGGGGGTTCCAGCGAGACGGTGTTCGAGCGGTTCTTTCCGTCGATTGCCCCTGGGCCGAGTGGCACAATTTGAATGTTTGCTACGTCAATGTTGGTTGGGTAACCTCGCCCGATTACTTTGTTGAATCACCGACCGATGTTCCGTTTAATAACCTGTCTTTCTCGGAATTAACGATGTCAAAAAGAGATGGTAGTTCGGGGTACGTAATGTTTACCGTCGTTGACCGCAATCGCAGTGAGATGCGTGACTTGGATTGGCGGGAGAGTCTTCTTCAACCAGTTCAGGCGGTCGAAATTCTAGTCGATAGCGTTTCCAGACGGTTCGGGTTCGGTGGGCCTATTCTGCCGAATCTTCCCGGCTCAACGATCCAGCTCTATTCGGATCGTTCGGGATCTTACACCGACGAACAGATCGCATCGCTGCAAGCCCTGTTCTTTGCCGCTCGTAAAGAACTTCTTGATGGGCCCCGCTGGGCCGGTGCTGCTCGGTAA
- a CDS encoding GDP-mannose 4,6-dehydratase, which produces MTESNSPSALITGITGQDGSYLTELLLRKGYTVHGLVRRSSSISRLRLDPIFHDKSIYNSRLFLHYADLDDVTTIRRILNKTAPDQVYHLAGQSHVGASFEIPESTCQFTAMGTLKLLEILRDLPKSPRLLHISSSEIFGRPETGPQNENTAMRPVSPYGVAKAFATQMTRLYRESFGLFAVNAICYNHESPRRGESFVTRKITRAAAAISLGLEDTIRMGSLDARRDWGYAPDYVDAMWRMLDQDSPNDYVLATGTSHSVEDILSSAFERVGLNWRDHYQADPRFIRPAEVTNLVGDASRAHADLGWKATTGIDGIVKSMVDHDIQLLSNDKASSR; this is translated from the coding sequence ATGACCGAATCGAACTCGCCATCCGCACTGATTACTGGAATTACAGGGCAGGACGGTTCTTATCTGACGGAATTGCTGCTTCGAAAGGGGTACACGGTTCATGGATTGGTTCGTCGTAGTAGTTCGATTTCGCGATTGCGTTTGGATCCAATTTTTCATGATAAGAGCATTTACAATTCGCGATTGTTCTTGCACTACGCCGATTTGGATGACGTAACGACGATTCGACGGATATTGAATAAGACGGCGCCAGATCAAGTCTATCATCTGGCCGGTCAAAGCCATGTTGGTGCTAGTTTTGAAATCCCCGAATCGACGTGTCAGTTCACTGCGATGGGGACGCTTAAGCTGCTTGAGATTTTGCGAGATTTACCCAAGTCGCCGCGATTGTTGCACATCAGCAGTAGCGAAATATTTGGCAGGCCTGAGACTGGTCCACAAAATGAGAATACGGCGATGAGACCCGTTTCGCCGTATGGTGTCGCCAAAGCCTTTGCGACCCAAATGACCCGGTTGTATCGCGAGTCGTTCGGTTTGTTTGCGGTCAATGCGATTTGCTATAACCACGAATCGCCACGTCGGGGCGAGTCATTCGTGACCCGCAAAATTACTCGTGCTGCCGCCGCGATTTCGTTGGGATTGGAAGACACGATACGGATGGGCAGCCTCGATGCACGTCGCGATTGGGGATATGCACCGGACTATGTCGACGCAATGTGGCGAATGCTCGATCAAGACTCACCCAATGACTATGTATTGGCAACCGGGACCTCACACAGCGTCGAAGATATCCTTTCGAGTGCTTTTGAAAGAGTCGGTTTGAACTGGCGCGACCACTATCAAGCTGATCCTCGCTTCATTCGCCCAGCTGAGGTCACAAATTTGGTGGGCGATGCTAGTCGTGCCCATGCCGATTTGGGGTGGAAAGCAACGACCGGCATCGATGGCATCGTCAAATCAATGGTTGATCACGATATTCAATTGTTGAGTAACGACAAAGCTTCGTCCCGCTAG